The Microbacterium amylolyticum genome includes the window CACTCCATCCTCGCGGATCGTTGTGATGGATCCGGACGACATGAGCGCGGTGTTGGCAGATTCTTCAGCCATTGCGGCCGCTTCTGCCTGTTCACGCTGGTGCTGCAGCCGCTCGATCGTTGTGCGCGTTGCCAGCGGAGCATTCGGCAGGAAGCAGATGGCGACGAGGCTGAGCACGGCAAGCGGAACCCCGACGAGGAAGGCGTGAGAGATCGCCTGCGCGGAGACCTGCTCGATGATGACGGCGATGGTCTGCGGCATGTCCCGCGTGGTGGGCAGCGCGCCGGACTGGAGTTGTTCGGCGATGACCGCCCCCTCCGCACCGAGCGTGGAAACGGCCCGAGCGATCTCGGCCATTCGGTCGGTGATCTGCTGGGTCATGCTTGCGGCCAGAACGGAACCCATGATCGCCACCCCGGCGGTGCCTCCAACGGATCGGAAGAAGTTCACGCCCGAGCTGGCGACGCCGATCTGCGCGGGGTTGGCCGAGTTCTGCACGACGAGGACGAGGTTCTGCATCGTCATGCCTGTTCCGGAGCCCAGGAGGAACATGTACACGCCGACAAGGACAAGGGAGGTGTCGTATTCCAGCGTGGACAGCAGGGTGGTTCCGGCGATCATCAGGGCCGCGCCGACAACGAGGAAGCTCTTCCACTTGCCGGAACGTGTGACGAGCTGGCCGATGATCGCCGAGGCGCCGAGCATGCCGGCCGCCATGGGAATCGTCAGCAGCCCCGCTTCCGTTGGCCCGTAGCCGCGGGAGACCTGCATGTACTGGCCGAGGTACACGGCCGTGCCGAACATCGAGACGCCGATCGAAATCGATGCAAGAACCGCGAGGGAGAACGTGCGGTCCCGGAAGAGCGACAGCGGGATTAGCGGCTCGCGCACTCGGCTTTCGACAAGGATGAAGGCTACCGTCGCGATTGCCGCCCCACCCACCATGACCAACGTCTCCCAGCTGATCCAGCCGTACGTGGACACATTCGAGATCCACACGAGGAGCGTTCCGGCCCCGGCTGACAGCAGAACGATCCCGAGATAGTCGATCGTGACGCGTTCTCGCGGGATCTGGGAGATACGCAGCGTGCGGACGATAACGATGAACGCGATGATCCCCAGCGGAACGCCAACGTAGAAGTTCCAGCGCCACCCGATTGTGTCGGTGATGACCCCGCCAAGGATCGGTCCGCCGACGGTTCCGAGAGCCATCACCCCGGCGAACAGGCCCATGTACCGCCCGCGCTCGCGAGGGCTGATGATGTCGGCCATGAGGATCTGGCTGAGCGCCTGGAGGCCACCGCCGCCGATGCCCTGAAGGGCGCGGAAGAAGATGAGCATTTCGGCGCTCTGCGACATTCCCGCACCGGCGGAGGCGAGAACGAACAGCACCAGGGCCGTGAGCATGAGGGTCTTGCGGCTCACGAGGTCAGCGAGCTTGCCCCAGATCGGCGTGGAAATAGCCGTTGTGAGGAGGGTCATGGTGACGACCCAGGTGTAGGAGGCCTGGGTGCCGCCGAGCTCGGGAACGATGATCGGAAGCGATGTGCCGACGACGGTCATCGACATCATCGAGCAAAACATCGCCAGAAGAAGGCCGGACAGGGCGGTGAGAACCTGGCGCCTCGACATGCTGGACGAGACGGTTGTGGTGGGTGATGCCACGGGTGTCCTTTCTGCGAGTCCGCGACAGGCGCTGACAGTTGACGTTTGTCAACCATATGCGAGTAGTTGATTTTTCGCAACTACTTTTCCCTGTGCGCTGCCCGTTATCCCTCCGTTCGCGCGCCGTCACCGTCATCACAGGCAAGATCCGGCTATCGTCTGAGAGATGCTCACGCCAGAACTCGAATCCCGAATCGTTGCTGATTCGCGCGACCGAGTGGCGTGGCTCAAAGCCCGGTCGCAGGGCATCACGGCAACCGACGTTGCCAATCTCTCAACCCCCGCATCGATCCTTCGCGCGGCACAGCAAAAGCTCCGCCCGTCGAGCTTCTCGGGCAATGCCTACACCGACCACGGACGGCGCCGTGAGCCGGAAATCGCCGCATGGGTCGAGCGTGAGCACGGCATTCTGCCCTCAACGGCGCTGTTCCGCTCCGAAATCGAGCGGCGCCACCTCGCCACCCCCGACGGCATTGCACAGGACGCCAACGGTCGGGTGGTTCTGGCCGAGATCAAGACCACCAACAAGTCGTGGCGAACGATCCCGCGCAGTTATCTGCGCCAAGTGTGGTGGCAGCAGCACGTGCTCGGCGCCGAACGCACCCTGTTCGTCTGGGAAGAGCACCGGAACTTCCGGCCGCTCAGCGACGAACCGATGATTCGGTGGATCGACCGCGACGACGCCGAAATCCACAAGCTCGTCACGATGGCGACAAATCTGATCGACGAGCTCTACCAGCTGACGACCGGGCAAAAGGTTCCGCAGGGCGATCTGACGCCCCGCGAACAAGCGATGCTCAGGGCCGCAACGAACGACGCCTACCGCGCACTCGCCCTCACCGACTAACCTCCGGGCTGACGTCATGGACGCCGGAGCAGACATCCCCCGCTGGATCGATTCTCTCCCGCCATGACGAAAGGCAGGCCGATGATCATTCCGGATTTCACCGCCGATGCGCGTTCGCTCCTCCCCGAACTCATCGCGCTCCGTCGCGCACTTCACGCGGGCCCCGAGATCGGGCTCGTTCTGCCGCGCACACAACGGCGGGTCCCCGCGGCTCTCGAGGGGCTCCCGCTCGAGATCACCACCGGCACGCGCACCACGTCGGTCGTCGCCGTTCTGCGCGGAACGCTCCCCGGCCCGGTCGTCCTGCTGCGCGGGGACATGGATGGCCTGCCCCTCGTCGAAGAGACGGATCTCGACGAACGGCAATATGCACGCGTGCGGCCACGATCTGCACACGGCCGGCCTCGTTGGCGCGGCGAAGCTGCTCAGCGCACGACGCGAAGACCTTCACGGATCGGTGATCTTCATGTTCCAGCCGGGTGAAGAGGGACACGGCGCGGTCAACGTCATTCCGGAAAGCGTCGAGCTGACGCCCTTCCCCTCAGCGGACGTTCACGCGGATCGGCAGCATCATGAGGGTGGTGGCCGTGTTGCTGACCCACATCGACAGAAACGCCGTTGCGATCATGACGCCGAGGATCAGCTGCCGTGGCTTGGTGCCAATGGACCGCATGACGATGAGGGCGATGCGCTCGTGCAGGTTCCACTTCTGCATCGCGATGGCGATCATAAAGCCGCCGAGGAACAGGAAGACCGTCGGCGGGGATCAACAGATAGACCATGATGGCGAGCACGGGCCTCAGCGCCCGGCCGGCCCACAGGCGCAGTTGTGGGAGATGTTTTTCGGGAGCGCCCGGACGCGGACCGGCATTGCCGCGGGCGGCGAGCGCTGTCGTGCTCAGCGAGGATGTCATCATTGACCTCTCGTAAGAGTTGGTGCGGAATCGCTGTGCGAGCATGACACGATCGGCGCCCGTGGCCTCGGTTATGTAACTAACGGTCGCAGGCCGGGAAACCACCGGCACAACACAGCGGTGCCCCGCCCTTCTCCGGAAGGGCGGGGCACCGCTGTGAGTGAGCCTTAGCTCAGGACACGACGTCGACGAATGACGATCGCTGTTCCGGCCGCTGCGAACAGCAGACCAGCGGCGATCACCATGGCCGCGATCGATCCTCCTGTGGGGGCGAGGTCATCGCCGTCCGCGTCGGCTCCTCCCGGGCCGGGAGTACCGTCACTACCGGCCTGTGCCGAGGCACCAGCATCACTACCAGCCTCAGCATCAGCACCCGCATCGCTATCACCCGAGGCACCAGCATCACTACCAGCCTCAGCATCAGCACCCGCATCGCTATCACCCGAGGCACCAGCATCACTACCAGCCTCAGCATCAGCACCCGCATCGCTATCACCCGAGGCACCAGCATCACTACCGGCCACAGCATCAGCACCCGCATCGCTATCACCCGAGGCACCAGCATCACTACCGGCCACAGCATCAGCACCCGCATCGCTATCACCCGAGGCACCAGCATCACTACCAGTCTCAGCATCAGCACCCGCATCGCTATCACCCGAGGCACCAGCATCACTACCAGCCTCAGCATCAGCACCCGCATCGCTATCACCCGAGGCACCAGCATCACTACCGGCCTGAGCGTCGGCGTCCGCGTCGGTTCCGGCATCAGCCGTCACAACAGCGAAGGTATCCCAGGCGATCGATCCGTCTTCGTAAACAACGACGAAGCGGTGGTCGCCAACTTCCAGCTCCTCGGGGGCGACCGGCGCAATGCCGCCGTCCTCGACGATGAACGTTCCCAGCGCAGTCGGCTCGGAGAACGCGTATGCGTCCACTTCCTGACCCTCACGGTTGACGATCGTTGCGGGAAGCGCATCACCGCCGCGCACCTCCAGCCCGTCCTCGAGCAACGACGGGTCGCGGTTCTCGTCCGTCAGGTCAGCTTCCGTGGGAACACCCCGCGAAATCTCACCTTCGACAACCGACACCTCGGCCTCGACCGTCAGTTCTGTCGAGCTGAACGGTGTCTTGCCTTCGGCATCCCACTCCGTGGAGCCGTCGTCGCCCACCCATGCGTTGAGGTTCGCACCGAGCGTTCCCGCGAGCACGCCGGAGACGGTGAACGTTCCTTCCGTGCTTGTGTCGACGTCGGCGATGTCCCACACAACAGGGAACGATGCCGTTCCGCGATCGAAGTGCAGGTTCGCTGCCACCTCGGCAGGAAGAGCCGCGGCAATCGCGTCCTCGTCGGAGCCCGTTGCCACCTCGGCAGATACCTCAGCGCTGACCGACGCGGCGTCCGCCTGACGGATCTCGTCGTACTGCGCCTTGGTAAGTCCGATGACGCCACCGTGCTTTGTAGACGGAGCCAGATCAAAGTCCGGGCTGTCCAGCAGCTGCCAGGGCTCGTCAGCGTCGAGATCCGTCGAGATCAGCGGCTGGTAGCCGATGTCCGGAATCACATCCGCGTAGAGGTACCAGACATCTTCGCCGTGCTTCTGGAAGATCGCGGGACCTTCGACGCCACCGGGGTTGCCGCCGGCGTACTCAGCACCGATCTGCTCCTGGGTGACGGTCCATTCGGTTCCGTCCTCCCACCAGCGCTCGGCATCCGTGACCTCCATGAACAGGCCGCGGCCCGTCGTGTTGTCCTTCGTAACGCGGTACGTCTTGCCATCGTTCTGCGTCATTGTCGTGTCGATCGTGAAGTGACCGTCATCAACGAACGCTCCGCCGAACTCCCACGTGTCCTGCGTGAAGTCGCGCGTTGCGCCCCACATCACACGGTGGTAGTTCTTGTCGCCCTCGCCCATCGACGACCAGTACATGACGAACGCGCCGTCACCCTCGCCGTAGAAATCGTCCACCCATGTGGCCTCGGGGGCCCACATCATGCCCATGTAGGGGGCGTCCGTGTCGGGTTCACCCGAGCTGTCGAGCGCAACGTCGAACTGGCGCTGCTCCGACCAGGTGATGAGGTCGTCCGACTCCCAGATGTTGATTTTGGTCGAGTAGTTGTCAGTCCAACCGCCCCATCCGGCGTCGTCCCCGCCGAACACGCGCAGGTCGGTTCCGAGAATGTAGTACTTCTCGGTCTCGGGACTGTACGTGATGTACGGGTCGCGCACACCGGTTGTCGACAGGTGAGAACCGAGAATCGGCTCCCCGCCATTGAGACGGTCCCACTGCTCGGGGTTGTTTCCGCGCGAAACCGAGAGGTGGATCTTCTCGGCGTAACCGGCGGAGTCCTCGATGAAGTGGACCATGAGGTAGCCGTAGTCGTCCGTGGGCAGAGCCTGCGGAACGAGCGTGACATCAACCTCGATCGATACCGTCACACCGCGAACGGTGGCCGAGGCGACGAGCGTGCCATGAGCAGCATCCTCACCAGCGGCGGGAAGCTGTGCGACAGCGGCCGCGCCGTTGATGTCAACGAGATCGGTCTGTGACGCCCAGGTCACCGCGCCGCCATACGTGGGCAGCTGGGTGTGGGTGTCAGACAGCTCAATGGGAGCAATGCTCTCGAGCAGTGTTGCCGAATACCCGCTAATTTCGTCTGCGTGGATCTGAGCGTCGTCGACGTTGATCTGATCGATTTCCTCCGCGCTGAGCGCGCGGTCGAAAGCACGGAACGTCGAAACAGCGCCGGCGAACAGCGGATCGGGGTACGGAGCACGCCCGATCGTGTTCATTGTCTGCTCAGCGATATCAGCGGGTGTGAGCGCGGTTGTCGCCTGTCCGACCAGCTTGCCGTCCAGGTACGTCGAGATCGTCTCGCCGTCAATAACGGAGGCCAGTGAGTACCAACGGTCAGACTCGATCGCCGGCGCGGACGCCTGGGCCTCGTTCATCCCGTTTGCCTTGATCACCGTGCGGGGACTGTTGCGAGCGGAGGCGAACCAGTGCTCGCTCGTGTTGTCGCCGCCGATTTGCCATAGGAAGTTCCAACTGTTGAGAATCTCCTCGTCGGCGCGGAACTCCGTGACGATCGTCGCCTGCTCGACGTCCACCAGGATGTCGTCAGGAAGCGCGACCCAGGTCCCGTCACCGGGCTCCTGCGAGGTTCCGTCTCCGTTGAAGACGAGCGAGGAGTTGTCCCACTCCGCTTCGCCGTTGACGATTGCCTCGCCATCACCCGTTCCCGTGTTGGGAACCGTGACGCCGTCCGCTGGCTCCTCCACGAAGAGGAACTCCGCCACGGCGTCGCTGCCGCCGGCAGAGCCGGAAACTTCGACAGTGGTCGTGACCTCGCGGAACTGCGGTGCCAGCTCGTGCTCGCGCTCCATGTTGAATCGCGGGAGACCCTGGCTGGTCCAGTGCACGCGGTGCACGAACGCGTCGCGACCGCCGAGGCCCTTGTTGTGCGTGCGAACGTGGAACACCCAGATCTGGTTGCCATCTGCGTCGTAGGACCAGGCGCCGTGACCGGGGCCGAGCAGCCACTCACCCTCGAAGGGCTCGGACTTGTGCAGCGGATAGACGTGACGCTCCCACACCGAGGGGTCGGTGAGGTCGGCGCCGGATTCTGCCCACGCAAGACCCGTTGTGTAGGTGTCGCCGACGAGCGAGGCGGCGTACGGCATGAACACCTTGCCGTCACGGATGAACAGGTTCTGTCCCTCCGCGATCATGTTGTCCCATGCGTACTCGGGCGCGATGATGCGAACAGGGTCGCTGGTCAGTCGCGTGGGGTTCGACGGGTCCATCTTCGCGATGAAAACGGAGCCGAGCATCTGCCAGGTGTAGTACCCCTGGCCCTCGTCAACGATGAACGACATGTCGAGGGAAATGCCCTCGAGGTCGTTCAGCGGTGAGCCGTCGGCGCGCAGAACATGCTCTGTCTGCGTCCAGCTCGCCGGGTCGCTCGGGTCGAGGTGGTTGCCCTCATCGTCCTGCATGAGCTGGATGATGCTGGCGCGTCCGGACATGTAGTGCGGGTTGTTGCCGTAGCAAGGCATGAACAGAATCGACAGCTTGCCGTCGATCGTGTGGATCTCCGGTGCCCAGAAGCATCCGGTCATCACACCATCGTGGATTCCGCCCTCATACTGCGTGCCGTGGTGCACATCGCGGTCACCGCGCTTGAGAAGATCGACCTCGATCTCGAGGCCCTTCTCCTCATCGGCGAGTTCCTCGATCGTGTCGGCCATGCGCAGCGGCATTCCCGTAGGCTGACCCGAGTTGTTCGTGGGGTCGAGGTGAAGATCCTTCGTCGCGATCATCAGGAACTTCTGTTCGCCGTTGAAGTCGAACGGGACGATCATCGGGTCGGCACGCTCGTCGGCAAGCGGCCGGTGGTACTCGGCCTGGCGAACCGTTCCCGGCACCTCGTAGGTGCCCGGCTGTGAGGTGTCGATGGCGGCAATCGCCTCGGCATCCCACTCGATCGCCAGGTCGTTCGTCGAACCGTCGTCGTAGACGAGGTCGATCTTCTCCGAGAGCGCAGAGGCGTCAAAAGCATCGCCCGTCTGCAGAGCGATGTGATCGTTCCACGACGCGTCGGTGTTGCGGATCGGGTTGAAACGGATCTCGAGACCGCGAGCAACCTCGTGGGTGACGGGAAGCACATTGCCCGACCGGAAGGCCGAGATGTCGCCCTCTGCATCGGCCCCGATGAGGTCAATGTGACCGCGAACAGGAGCCGAAACCTCGGCATCAACCGAGAAGGAATCGAACGTGGCCCAGTAGGGAGCGCCGACGTCGTTCTTCCACGTGACCACGTAGTGGCCCGATGTCTGGTCGTATGCGAAGGCCGGCTCGTTGACGCCGGAGGTCACACCCAGATTCAGCAGACCCAGTTCCGTGTAGTCGAGCAGGTTGTCCGTTTGCGCCAAGAGCACGCTTGATGCCTGCGTGCCATCGTTTCCGCCGCCACGCGTCTGCCGTGTCGACATCACACCGAAGGTGCGGTCATCGAGATAGGCAACGTGAGGGTCGATCAGGCTGCGCAACTGGTCGCTGCGCGTTCCGCGCGGCCCGGGGGGCTCCACGATGTGTGCGAAGAAAATGCCGTATCCGTGGAACAGCGGCTCGCCGTCCAGAGCAAGGTGCATGCTCCGCGCGATGTCAGCGTTGTTCGCCTCGCCGGCGTTTGTGGGGTTGCGGTCGTACGCCAGCAGTTCGCGGGCGTCGTCCAGCAGGTCCACCTCGAAAGAACGAACGGTGGTTGCGCCGGTTGCCTCGTCACGGAACGTCACGTCGACAGTGGTCTCGCCGGATCCGGTGAGAACGCCATCGGCATAGTTCGCGCTGGTGTCAACCGCGTCGATGACCGTGCCGTGCGGTGCGGCAGGAATGGCGACGCCCGATGCGAGAACGTGCGGAAGCACGAACCGCTGTGCGAGCCGGTCGATGCGCTCCTGCGCAGATTCGTCGCTCGGCGTGACCGTCACGTCAACGACGCGCTCGGCGCTGTAGCCGCGCACATCCGCAGTGGCCGTGAGCGTTGCGCTGGCGGCATCGCCGCCCTCGACGGGAGCGAAGACGGTGCCGTCGGCGGCGACGACGCTCTCGTCGCTCGATGTCCATGTGACCTTGCCACCGCCGGTGGGAAGGTCGATATCGGTGTTCGTCGTGATCTCGCTTTCGATGTCGAGGGCGTCGACGAGACCCTGTGCTTCAGCGGCGAACGCCTCAGCATGGATCTCGGCGTCGAGTCGTTCGACGCTCGCCACCTCATCGGCACCGAGAGCGCGGTCGTACACCCGGAAGGATGCGACCTCGCCCGCGAAAAGCGGATCGGGCCATGGTGCATAGCCGATCGTGTTAAAAGTCTGGTCCTCGACGGCGCCGGGAGAGTGAGGCATGGCGCCAGACATTACCAGGTTTCCATCGATGTAGAAGTGTGCCTGATTGGCCTCACCATCGATCACAGAGGTCACGTTGACCCACTCGTCAGCAGCCAGAGTGCGGCTCGACTGCAGCAGGCGCTCGTCGCCGGCGTCCTTGATACCGACGAGCGGCGTGCGGCTGCCCTGTGCCTGATTCAGGCTCGAAAAGAAGTACTCGTCCTGATTGGTCTGACCTCCGAAGTTCCAGAGGAAGTGCCACCCGTCGAGGGCGGCCTGTGACGGCTTGACCTCGATGGAGATGGTGGCCGACTCGGCTCCGATGAGCATCTCGTCCGGGAGGCGAACGAAGTTTCCGCTGCCGTCCTTGGGGCCACCGCGAAGGGTGAGAGACGTATCGGTCCAGTCCCCCTCTTGGCCGCGCACAACAGCGGCGGGACCGAATGCGTCACCTGCCGCGTTCGCCACCTCCTGGCCATCGTGCTGATCGAAGAGGTAGTGAGCCAGTGGGCCCTCCCCCTCCTGCGCAATCGCTGGCGCTGCCGCGAGCGTGGCGGCGCCGAGACCGAGCGCTGCCGTGAAGGCAACAGCCGATCTCATGACTTTTCGTCGCTCTCGCATGGACTCTCCTTCGAGTCTGTTTCAGGCGTTTCCACGCCTCCGCGCTTCTCTGCGCGGCGAGGACTTCCACGAGCACGCGCCGCGGAATCGCAAGCGTGTTACCGGGAACATCCTGGTGAACCTTAGCGAATGCTGAGGAGGACGGTCAACCCTCGGAGCCCAGATACCCGTTATGTGACGCCTGCCGGCTCAGGCCCGGGAAACGAGTCGGCAGGCGAGCCCCTACGGCGGCGGGGTCGCCGGCGGCGCAGAACGCCGCCGCGATGTGGCCTCAAACGCCACGCTCAGTTCGAGCAAAGCCGTGTCGTCGTATGCGCGCCCAGCGAATGTCAGACCGGACGGCATGCGGGTGTCCGCCATCAGACCCATCGGAACCGTCACGGTCGGTACGCCGAAATGACGGATCGCCAGATTTCCGTTCGCCACCCACACACCGTTGCGCCACACCGCGTCCGCTGACGAGGGGTTGACGTCCATATCCGCGCGTCCCACATCCGCCATCGTCGGGAACACAACGGCGTCCAATCCGAGCCGGTCCATCCACGCCTCAAGATCGACGCTCCGCGTCTCTTCGAGGCCCCGCACCCCGTCCTCCAGCTCCGGAATGTCTGTTATCTCGGCGATCGCGCGTGACCGAATCAGCTCCGGGTACTCCGCGATGTCGTCGTCGAAGCCGGTGTAGCAATCGGGAAGCGCCCGGCCGATCCCCCTCGGCGTTGGACACCAGCGGGAAGTCCACCTCGATCACGGTGGCACCCGCGGCCTCGAGATCGGCGTTGATATACATCCGCGAAACACCGACGTCCATGGTGGGAACAAGCGGCCAGTTCCCGCCCACGGAGATCACGCCGCGCGAGGGTGTGTACGCGCACAGGGCGTTACAGGCGGCAGGGGCACGGCCACTCGACCATGTCTCCTCCCCGAGCCCGAAGGCCGCGAGACTGGCAGCGGTGGCTGTTCCAGACCCGTTGTTCGACCATCCGCGAGCGCATCCTGGAGTTCAGCGATTGACGCCTCCCACACCTGGATCACAATGCCACCGCCGGCTGCTGCTGGGTGATGCAGTGGATCCCGCCCCCACGCGCGAAAATCTCCCGCGCGTCAACGGTGGTGACCGTTCGGCCCGGATAGACGCCCTCAAGGACCTCACGAGCGACCGCATCGGCTTCGGGTTCTCCGAAGACACAGGCCACAACACCACCGTTAACGACCAAATGGTTGACGTAGCTCCAGTCGGTCCAGCCCTCCGCGTCGCGGCGAGTCTTCGGAGCGGGCAGATCGACGATCTCGAACGCACGCCCGGATGCGTCCGTCTGTTCGGCGATTACGCTGCGCAGCTCCCGGGTAACGGCGTAGTCGGGGTGCGAGGAGTCGCGCTGATCGTGGAGCAGGACGACGCCCGGAGACGGAATGGTCGCCCCTAAAACGTCGAAAACCCCGCCGCGAAACGCGACGGGGTTTTCGACGAACGAGATCAGGCCGATGCGGAGATCGAGCTGACGTCGAGCGGGATACCGGGGCCGAACGTGGTCGACACCGAGCCCTTCTGAATGTAACGACCCTTTGCCGAAGCCGGCTTCAGGCGGACGACCTCTTCGAGGGCGGCCTGGATGTTCTCATCCAGCTGCGCAACGTCGAACGATGCCTTGCCAACGATGAAGTGCAGGTTGGCGTGCTTGTCGACACGGAAGTCGATCTTGCCGCCCTTGATCTCCTCAACCGCCTTCGCGGGGTTCGGAGTAACGGTGCCCGTCTTCGGGTTCGGCATCAGACCACGGGGGCCGAGGACCTTACCGAGGCGACCAACCTGGCCCATGAGTTCCGGAACGGCAACAGCCGCGTCGAAGTCGGTCCAGCCATCAGCAACGCGCTGGATGAGCTCGGCGCCGCCGACCTCGTCAGCGCCCGCTGCGATGGCGGCCTCAGCCGCTGCACCGTTAGCGAACACGATGACCTTGGCGGTCTTACCCGTGCCGTGGGGAAGCATGACCGTGCCGCGGACCATCTGGTCCGCCTTGCGCGGGTCAACAGCGAGCTTGAGGGCAACCTCAACCGTCGAGTTGAACTTCTTGGAACCTGTCTCCTTGGCCAGCGCGACGGCCTCGGTGGGCGTGTAGAACTTGCCCTCCTCGACCTTGGCAGCTGCGGAGTTGTAAACCTTGGACTTAGCCATTTTCTGTACTCCCTCAGCCCTCAACCGTGATGCCCATGGAGCGGGCAGTTCCGGCGATGATCTTCGACGCGGCTTCGAGGTCGTTCGCGTTCAGGTCGGGCTCCTTGGTCTTGGCGATTTCCTCGACCTGGGCCTTCGTGATCTTCGCGACCTTGACCGTGTGCGGCGTTGCCGAACCGGACTTCACGCCAGCAGCCTTCTTGATCAGCTCTGCTGCCGGAGGAGTCTTGAGCGTGAAGGTGAAGCTGCGGTCCTCGTAGACGGTGATCTCAACGGGGACGACGTTGCCACGCTGCTGCTCAGTAGCAGCGTTGTACGCCTTGCAGAACTCCATGATGTTGACGCCGTGCTGACCCAGAGCGGGTCCGATGGGCGGCGCCGGGTTGGCCTGGCCGGCCTGGATCTGGAGCTTGATGAGCCCCGTCACCTTTTTCTTAGGTGCCATGTTTCTTCCTTTCGTCGAGCACGTGCCGTGTGCACGCGCCCTCCCACACCGGGAGCGGCGTGGTGGCGGTATACGCGCGGAAGCGCGCAAACCCGGATGTTAACCGGGAAGACTGGAGAAAACCAGAGTGCGTGAGCCCCGAAGGGTCACTGCATCTTGGAGACCTGGTCGAACGAGAGTTCAACCGGAGTCTCGCGCTCAAAGAGCGAAACGAGCACCGTGAGCTTGCCACTGGTCGGGTTGATCTCGCTGATCGAACCGGGAAGGCCAGCGAACGAGCCGTCCTTGATGGTGATCGTCTCGCCGATTTCGAAGTCGATTTCGGCGGGAATCGAACGGTCGGCGTTGATCTGCTTGGCGCGCGCATCGCCAGCGGCGGCCTTCTCGGCCTCCTTGATCTCGGCAAGCGGCTTCAGCATGCTGAAGGCCTCTTCGAAACGCAGAGCAACGGGCTGGTGCGCGTTGCCAACGAATCCGGTCACGCCGGGTGTGTGGCGAACAACGGACCAGGTGTCCTCGTTAAGCTCCATGCGCACGAGCACATATCCGGGGATACGAACGCGGGTGACCATCTTGCGCTGGCCGTTCTTGATCTCAACGACATCTTCCATCGGTACTTCGACCTGGTAGATGTCGTCTTCCACCTCGAGCGTCGACTTGCGCTGCTCGATGTTGGCCTTGACCTTGCGCTCGAAACCGGCGTACGAGTGGATCACATACCACTTTCCTTCGAGCGTGCGAAGCTCGGCGCGGAACTCGGCGTACGGGTCTTCATCGACGGGCTCGGCAGCCGCGTCGGCGACCTCTGCCGCGGAGTCTTCCTGCGCGTCCTCGTTGAGGACCTCCGCTGCCGCCTCGACCTCTGCGGTCTCGTCGATGTTCAGTGCGTCGTTCACGATGGCGTCTGCCTCCGGGTCTGCAATAGAGA containing:
- a CDS encoding LamG-like jellyroll fold domain-containing protein translates to MRERRKVMRSAVAFTAALGLGAATLAAAPAIAQEGEGPLAHYLFDQHDGQEVANAAGDAFGPAAVVRGQEGDWTDTSLTLRGGPKDGSGNFVRLPDEMLIGAESATISIEVKPSQAALDGWHFLWNFGGQTNQDEYFFSSLNQAQGSRTPLVGIKDAGDERLLQSSRTLAADEWVNVTSVIDGEANQAHFYIDGNLVMSGAMPHSPGAVEDQTFNTIGYAPWPDPLFAGEVASFRVYDRALGADEVASVERLDAEIHAEAFAAEAQGLVDALDIESEITTNTDIDLPTGGGKVTWTSSDESVVAADGTVFAPVEGGDAASATLTATADVRGYSAERVVDVTVTPSDESAQERIDRLAQRFVLPHVLASGVAIPAAPHGTVIDAVDTSANYADGVLTGSGETTVDVTFRDEATGATTVRSFEVDLLDDARELLAYDRNPTNAGEANNADIARSMHLALDGEPLFHGYGIFFAHIVEPPGPRGTRSDQLRSLIDPHVAYLDDRTFGVMSTRQTRGGGNDGTQASSVLLAQTDNLLDYTELGLLNLGVTSGVNEPAFAYDQTSGHYVVTWKNDVGAPYWATFDSFSVDAEVSAPVRGHIDLIGADAEGDISAFRSGNVLPVTHEVARGLEIRFNPIRNTDASWNDHIALQTGDAFDASALSEKIDLVYDDGSTNDLAIEWDAEAIAAIDTSQPGTYEVPGTVRQAEYHRPLADERADPMIVPFDFNGEQKFLMIATKDLHLDPTNNSGQPTGMPLRMADTIEELADEEKGLEIEVDLLKRGDRDVHHGTQYEGGIHDGVMTGCFWAPEIHTIDGKLSILFMPCYGNNPHYMSGRASIIQLMQDDEGNHLDPSDPASWTQTEHVLRADGSPLNDLEGISLDMSFIVDEGQGYYTWQMLGSVFIAKMDPSNPTRLTSDPVRIIAPEYAWDNMIAEGQNLFIRDGKVFMPYAASLVGDTYTTGLAWAESGADLTDPSVWERHVYPLHKSEPFEGEWLLGPGHGAWSYDADGNQIWVFHVRTHNKGLGGRDAFVHRVHWTSQGLPRFNMEREHELAPQFREVTTTVEVSGSAGGSDAVAEFLFVEEPADGVTVPNTGTGDGEAIVNGEAEWDNSSLVFNGDGTSQEPGDGTWVALPDDILVDVEQATIVTEFRADEEILNSWNFLWQIGGDNTSEHWFASARNSPRTVIKANGMNEAQASAPAIESDRWYSLASVIDGETISTYLDGKLVGQATTALTPADIAEQTMNTIGRAPYPDPLFAGAVSTFRAFDRALSAEEIDQINVDDAQIHADEISGYSATLLESIAPIELSDTHTQLPTYGGAVTWASQTDLVDINGAAAVAQLPAAGEDAAHGTLVASATVRGVTVSIEVDVTLVPQALPTDDYGYLMVHFIEDSAGYAEKIHLSVSRGNNPEQWDRLNGGEPILGSHLSTTGVRDPYITYSPETEKYYILGTDLRVFGGDDAGWGGWTDNYSTKINIWESDDLITWSEQRQFDVALDSSGEPDTDAPYMGMMWAPEATWVDDFYGEGDGAFVMYWSSMGEGDKNYHRVMWGATRDFTQDTWEFGGAFVDDGHFTIDTTMTQNDGKTYRVTKDNTTGRGLFMEVTDAERWWEDGTEWTVTQEQIGAEYAGGNPGGVEGPAIFQKHGEDVWYLYADVIPDIGYQPLISTDLDADEPWQLLDSPDFDLAPSTKHGGVIGLTKAQYDEIRQADAASVSAEVSAEVATGSDEDAIAAALPAEVAANLHFDRGTASFPVVWDIADVDTSTEGTFTVSGVLAGTLGANLNAWVGDDGSTEWDAEGKTPFSSTELTVEAEVSVVEGEISRGVPTEADLTDENRDPSLLEDGLEVRGGDALPATIVNREGQEVDAYAFSEPTALGTFIVEDGGIAPVAPEELEVGDHRFVVVYEDGSIAWDTFAVVTADAGTDADADAQAGSDAGASGDSDAGADAEAGSDAGASGDSDAGADAETGSDAGASGDSDAGADAVAGSDAGASGDSDAGADAVAGSDAGASGDSDAGADAEAGSDAGASGDSDAGADAEAGSDAGASGDSDAGADAEAGSDAGASAQAGSDGTPGPGGADADGDDLAPTGGSIAAMVIAAGLLFAAAGTAIVIRRRRVLS
- the rplA gene encoding 50S ribosomal protein L1 translates to MAKSKVYNSAAAKVEEGKFYTPTEAVALAKETGSKKFNSTVEVALKLAVDPRKADQMVRGTVMLPHGTGKTAKVIVFANGAAAEAAIAAGADEVGGAELIQRVADGWTDFDAAVAVPELMGQVGRLGKVLGPRGLMPNPKTGTVTPNPAKAVEEIKGGKIDFRVDKHANLHFIVGKASFDVAQLDENIQAALEEVVRLKPASAKGRYIQKGSVSTTFGPGIPLDVSSISASA
- the rplK gene encoding 50S ribosomal protein L11, whose product is MAPKKKVTGLIKLQIQAGQANPAPPIGPALGQHGVNIMEFCKAYNAATEQQRGNVVPVEITVYEDRSFTFTLKTPPAAELIKKAAGVKSGSATPHTVKVAKITKAQVEEIAKTKEPDLNANDLEAASKIIAGTARSMGITVEG